One Qiania dongpingensis genomic window carries:
- the tgt gene encoding tRNA guanosine(34) transglycosylase Tgt, whose translation MYKILTKDGRAKRARLETVHGVIETPVFMNVGTAAAIKGAVATSDLEQIGTQVELSNTYHLHVRPGDETVKKLGGLHKFMSWDKPILTDSGGFQVFSLAGLRKIKEEGVYFNSHVDGRKIFMGPEESMRIQSNLASTIAMAFDECAPAKAEREYIQNSVERTTRWLARCKAEMERLNGLPDTINRHQLLFGINQGGTLEDIRIRHADIISEMDLDGYAVGGLAVGETHEEMYRILDVTVPHLPEDKPTYLMGVGTPANILEAVERGVDFFDCVYPTRNGRHGHVYTDHGKMNLFNAKYELDDRPIEEGCGCPVCRRYSRAYIRHLLKAKEMLGMRFCVLHNLYFYNTMMKEIREAIEEHRFAEYKKEKLGRMSRPEMEKGE comes from the coding sequence ATGTATAAAATATTGACGAAGGACGGAAGGGCCAAAAGAGCCCGGCTCGAAACGGTGCACGGTGTGATAGAGACTCCGGTCTTTATGAATGTCGGGACTGCGGCTGCCATTAAGGGAGCCGTGGCCACCTCGGATCTGGAGCAGATCGGCACACAGGTGGAGCTGTCCAATACCTATCATCTGCATGTCCGGCCCGGAGATGAGACGGTGAAAAAGCTGGGCGGTCTTCATAAGTTCATGTCCTGGGACAAGCCGATCCTGACGGATTCCGGCGGATTTCAGGTGTTTTCCCTGGCAGGGCTTCGGAAGATCAAAGAAGAGGGCGTGTATTTCAACTCTCATGTGGACGGACGGAAGATTTTTATGGGACCGGAGGAAAGCATGAGGATCCAGTCCAATCTGGCTTCTACCATCGCCATGGCGTTTGATGAATGTGCGCCGGCCAAGGCGGAGAGGGAATATATTCAGAACTCTGTGGAGAGGACTACCAGATGGCTGGCCAGATGTAAGGCGGAGATGGAGAGGCTGAACGGCCTGCCGGATACCATAAACCGCCATCAGCTTTTATTCGGGATCAATCAGGGGGGAACTCTGGAGGACATACGGATCCGGCACGCGGATATCATTTCCGAAATGGATCTGGACGGGTATGCCGTAGGAGGACTGGCTGTGGGAGAGACTCATGAAGAGATGTACCGGATACTGGATGTAACGGTGCCGCATCTTCCGGAGGACAAGCCCACGTATTTAATGGGAGTCGGCACTCCTGCCAATATCCTGGAAGCGGTGGAACGGGGCGTGGACTTCTTTGACTGCGTATATCCTACGAGAAACGGGCGTCACGGCCATGTCTATACTGACCATGGAAAGATGAATCTGTTCAACGCCAAATACGAGCTGGATGACAGACCCATAGAAGAAGGATGCGGCTGCCCGGTGTGCCGGCGGTACAGCAGGGCTTATATCCGCCATCTTTTGAAAGCCAAAGAAATGCTGGGGATGCGTTTTTGCGTCTTGCATAATCTATATTTTTATAATACAATGATGAAAGAGATTCGGGAAGCGATTGAAGAGCATCGTTTTGCGGAATATAAAAAAGAAAAACTGGGGCGCATGAGCCGTCCTGAAATGGAAAAAGGAGAATGA
- the secD gene encoding protein translocase subunit SecD, whose protein sequence is MKNARKNSTRGKGIACLIVLLAVIGGFIYTAVMGLGKDGSGSMSDIKLGLDLAGGVSITYQTVDENPSDTDMKDTIYKLKLRVDTYSPEAEVYQEGSNRINVDIPGVSDANAILEELGQPGSLSFQDADGNVVLTGDDVKTAQPASKKNSTTGVTEYYVSLQLTDEGSGKFATATENMIGKTISIVYDGKTVSSPSVKEKITGGQCSIDGMSSYEAANNLASTIRIGSLPLELKELRSNVVGAKLGEEAISTSLKAGLIGFIIVAALMVFLYWIPGVAAAIALAFYVALVIVFLSAFDITLTLPGIAGIILSIGMAVDANVIIFARIREELAAGRKVQAAIKEGFSKALSAIIDGNVTTLIAAAVLLWRGSGTVKGFAQTLALGIVLSMFTALVVTKFALRSLYNIGFQSEKLYGKAKAPRKINFVKKKYICIICSLVVIAAGFVAMGVYAGGEQGSILNYSLEFQGGTSTNVTFNEDLSMETIHSDVVPLVEEVTGDANVETQKVSGTNEVIIKTRTLSVDEREQLNSKLEEAYGVDTESIKADSISATVSSEMKRDAILSVVVATIFMLIYIWFRFKDIRFATSAVLALVHDVLIVLAFYAITKWSVGNTFIACMLTIVGYSINATIVIFDRIRENQKAMGARAELSEVVNLSINQTLTRSIYTSLTTFIMVFVLFLMGVSSIREFALPLIVGIVCGAYSSVFLTGPIWYLMKTKMRKKETK, encoded by the coding sequence ATGAAGAATGCAAGGAAAAATTCAACTCGCGGAAAGGGCATTGCCTGCCTGATCGTTCTGCTGGCCGTGATCGGTGGATTCATCTATACGGCGGTAATGGGACTTGGCAAGGACGGTTCCGGAAGCATGAGTGACATCAAGCTGGGCCTTGATCTGGCGGGCGGCGTCAGCATCACATATCAGACAGTGGATGAGAATCCCTCTGATACGGACATGAAAGATACCATTTATAAGCTCAAATTGAGGGTGGATACTTACAGCCCTGAGGCGGAAGTATACCAGGAGGGCTCCAACCGGATCAATGTGGACATCCCCGGCGTATCCGATGCTAACGCGATCCTGGAAGAACTCGGCCAGCCCGGATCTTTGTCCTTTCAGGACGCGGACGGCAATGTGGTGCTTACGGGCGACGACGTGAAGACGGCCCAGCCGGCGAGCAAGAAAAATTCGACCACAGGTGTTACAGAATATTACGTATCCCTTCAGCTGACCGATGAAGGCAGTGGAAAGTTCGCGACCGCTACGGAAAATATGATCGGCAAGACGATTTCCATCGTATATGACGGCAAGACCGTGAGCAGCCCCAGCGTGAAAGAGAAAATTACAGGAGGACAATGCAGCATTGACGGGATGAGCTCTTACGAAGCGGCCAATAATCTGGCCTCCACCATCCGGATCGGTTCTCTTCCTCTGGAGCTTAAAGAGCTGCGGTCCAACGTGGTTGGAGCGAAGCTGGGAGAAGAAGCGATTTCCACAAGCTTAAAAGCCGGGCTTATCGGCTTTATCATAGTGGCCGCGCTTATGGTGTTCCTCTACTGGATTCCCGGTGTGGCGGCAGCCATTGCCCTGGCGTTTTATGTGGCTCTGGTCATCGTGTTCCTGAGCGCTTTTGATATCACCCTTACTCTTCCGGGAATCGCAGGTATCATTTTGTCCATCGGTATGGCGGTGGATGCCAATGTCATCATCTTTGCCAGAATCCGTGAGGAGCTGGCGGCCGGGCGTAAAGTCCAGGCGGCCATCAAGGAAGGCTTTTCCAAAGCGCTGTCTGCTATCATCGACGGCAATGTCACCACGCTGATCGCGGCGGCGGTGCTTCTGTGGAGAGGCTCCGGTACGGTAAAAGGCTTTGCCCAGACGCTGGCGCTCGGTATCGTACTTTCGATGTTCACGGCCCTGGTCGTGACGAAGTTCGCGCTGAGGTCCCTGTATAATATAGGCTTCCAGTCGGAGAAGCTGTATGGCAAGGCAAAAGCGCCTAGGAAGATTAATTTTGTCAAGAAAAAATATATATGCATCATCTGTTCATTGGTGGTGATCGCTGCCGGTTTTGTGGCCATGGGCGTTTACGCGGGAGGAGAACAGGGAAGCATCCTCAACTACAGCCTGGAGTTCCAGGGCGGCACTTCCACTAACGTTACCTTTAATGAAGATTTATCCATGGAGACCATCCACAGCGATGTGGTTCCTCTTGTGGAGGAAGTGACCGGCGATGCCAATGTTGAGACGCAGAAGGTGAGCGGCACCAATGAGGTCATCATAAAGACCAGGACCTTGTCGGTGGATGAAAGAGAGCAGCTGAACAGCAAGCTGGAGGAAGCGTACGGGGTTGATACGGAGAGCATCAAGGCGGACAGCATCAGCGCGACTGTAAGTTCAGAGATGAAACGAGACGCGATTCTCTCTGTGGTGGTAGCTACCATATTCATGCTGATCTATATCTGGTTCCGGTTTAAGGATATCCGGTTCGCGACCAGCGCAGTCCTGGCACTGGTCCATGACGTGCTGATCGTCCTGGCCTTTTATGCCATCACCAAGTGGAGCGTCGGCAATACCTTTATCGCTTGTATGCTGACCATTGTGGGATACTCCATCAATGCCACCATCGTGATCTTTGACCGTATCCGTGAGAACCAGAAGGCCATGGGCGCCAGGGCTGAACTGAGCGAGGTGGTGAACTTGAGCATCAACCAGACGCTGACCAGGAGTATTTATACTTCCCTGACCACCTTTATCATGGTATTCGTGCTATTTCTGATGGGCGTGTCCTCGATCCGGGAATTTGCACTGCCGCTGATCGTGGGCATTGTGTGCGGAGCGTATTCTTCCGTATTCCTGACGGGCCCTATCTGGTACTTAATGAAGACTAAGATGAGAAAAAAAGAAACGAAATAA
- the scfB gene encoding thioether cross-link-forming SCIFF peptide maturase produces the protein MIHQYKSNGYNIVMDVCSGAVHVVDDVVYDAIAVYEKENPEAAAEKLRGKYPEEDIREAVSEIKELSEEGLLFTEDIYEQYVTDFKSRKTVVKALCLHVAHDCNLGCKYCFAEEGEYHGRRAIMSYEVGRKALDFLIENSGNRKNLEVDFFGGEPLMNWEVVKKLVSYGRSKEKEFNKNFRFTMTTNGMLLDDEVTEFLNKEMANVVLSVDGRKEVNDRMRPTRNGKGSSYDIIMPKFKKFAKARGSKSYYIRGTFTRHNLDFSEDVLHFADEGFDQISVEPVVAPPEADYSIREEDLPRILSEYDKLAGEYIKRKQDGRGFNFFHFMIDLSQGPCVAKRLSGCGSGTEYLAVTPWGDLYPCHQFVGQEEFLLGNVDTGVVNTEVRDEFKLCNVYAKEKCRNCFARFYCSGGCAANSYNFHGSITDAYDIGCEMQKKRIECAIMIKAALADEN, from the coding sequence GTGATTCACCAGTATAAAAGCAATGGATACAATATTGTTATGGATGTGTGCAGCGGCGCCGTCCATGTAGTGGATGACGTGGTATATGATGCCATTGCCGTTTATGAAAAAGAAAATCCGGAGGCTGCGGCGGAAAAGCTTCGGGGGAAGTATCCGGAGGAGGATATTCGGGAAGCGGTCAGTGAGATCAAGGAGCTCTCGGAAGAAGGGCTTTTGTTCACGGAGGACATCTATGAGCAGTATGTAACAGACTTTAAAAGCAGAAAGACTGTGGTCAAGGCTCTGTGTCTGCATGTGGCCCATGACTGCAATCTTGGCTGCAAGTACTGCTTTGCAGAGGAAGGAGAATATCACGGGCGCCGGGCTATCATGAGCTATGAGGTGGGTCGGAAGGCTTTGGACTTCCTCATAGAGAATTCCGGGAACCGGAAGAACCTGGAAGTGGACTTTTTCGGCGGCGAGCCGCTGATGAACTGGGAAGTGGTCAAGAAGCTGGTGTCATACGGCCGTTCCAAGGAGAAAGAATTTAATAAGAACTTCCGATTTACGATGACGACCAACGGAATGCTTCTCGACGACGAAGTCACGGAATTCCTGAATAAGGAAATGGCAAACGTGGTTCTGAGCGTTGATGGGCGCAAGGAAGTCAACGACAGGATGCGTCCCACAAGAAACGGAAAAGGGAGCAGCTACGACATCATCATGCCCAAGTTTAAAAAATTTGCCAAAGCCCGCGGCAGCAAAAGTTATTATATCAGAGGGACTTTTACAAGGCATAATCTGGACTTTTCGGAGGACGTGCTTCATTTTGCCGATGAAGGGTTTGACCAGATTTCCGTGGAACCGGTGGTGGCGCCTCCTGAGGCAGATTATTCCATACGAGAAGAGGACCTGCCCAGGATACTTTCTGAATATGATAAGCTGGCCGGGGAATACATAAAAAGGAAACAAGATGGGAGAGGCTTCAATTTCTTTCATTTCATGATAGATTTGAGCCAGGGGCCCTGTGTGGCAAAGCGTCTTTCCGGATGCGGATCAGGGACAGAATACCTGGCTGTCACTCCATGGGGAGACCTGTACCCGTGCCACCAGTTCGTCGGGCAGGAGGAATTCCTTCTGGGAAATGTGGATACTGGAGTGGTGAACACGGAGGTCCGGGATGAATTTAAGCTCTGCAATGTGTATGCAAAAGAAAAGTGCAGGAATTGTTTTGCCAGATTTTATTGCAGCGGGGGCTGCGCCGCCAATTCCTACAATTTTCACGGCTCCATCACAGACGCTTATGATATCGGCTGTGAGATGCAGAAAAAACGCATCGAATGTGCGATCATGATAAAGGCCGCTCTGGCGGATGAGAATTAG
- the scfA gene encoding six-cysteine ranthipeptide SCIFF, with amino-acid sequence MKRIKTLTSSTLKESMKKGGCGECQTSCQSACKTSCTVGNQSCENHK; translated from the coding sequence ATGAAGAGAATCAAGACATTAACTTCCAGTACGTTAAAGGAGTCCATGAAAAAAGGCGGCTGCGGCGAATGCCAGACATCCTGCCAGTCTGCATGCAAGACATCCTGTACGGTAGGGAACCAGTCCTGCGAAAATCATAAATAA